One part of the Parabacteroides distasonis ATCC 8503 genome encodes these proteins:
- a CDS encoding ABC transporter permease: MKTIIRNFINVLIRFKVATFLNVAGLAVAFAAFLIIMMQVSFEHNFDRCHPNSTRIYRMGLSFPDGASMIHCRPLIESFIHSSPHIEAGTLINPYIGEMYVTVTRKEGKQGFKETIITCHPEITRMFQFTMREGESSCLSEPEKALIPESMAHRLFGKESAIGKQIVSDGGIWTKPGVKYLVVGGVYKDFPENTQLKNVIYTEMSPDYALTNWISSNYFCYVMLDPSASPKEVAGNFDAHFDYSKQYGDMAKDIHAELVPLTDIYYMNEDSSGSLVKSGSAEKTRLLMLIAFLVIIVAGINFTNFSTSLAPLRIKSINTQKVLGSSAGILRASLLFEAVGISLLAFLCSLFIVWGLGHMGWLYFVQADTALSAYPGLVGGLAALSVIIGLIAGIYPSLYMTSFPPAVVLKGSFGLSSSGKKLRTALIGFQFVVSIVLIISAMFVRQQNRFMQKYSLGFDKDQVVVVELNGNIMRNHKDSYVGGLKEYPGIEDVAFCRQKFGSEDSYRTWSGIYKEQSVGFTSLAVSWNFFKVMGIPLIGGRMPTESDEKGNSYSYVFNKQMRDKWSMEPNDIMRIPWLEEESADGSLIGFVDDVKFTSLRQGVSELGFVINEPSLMLYSFIRVKAGSDIVGVVDHIRQTVARLDPTYPCEVEFYDEIFDHLYHQERNLSTMILLFSLLAVIISIVGIFGLVIFETQYRRKEIGIRKVFGATVHEILVMFNKIYFRIVCVCFIIAAPLAYYGVRKWLEGFAYKTPIYWWIFAFALLIVSLITMFTVTFQNWRAANANPVDSIKTE; this comes from the coding sequence ATGAAAACAATCATACGCAATTTCATCAATGTATTAATACGTTTCAAGGTAGCTACCTTTTTGAATGTAGCGGGATTAGCGGTCGCTTTCGCCGCGTTTTTAATTATCATGATGCAAGTAAGCTTTGAGCATAACTTCGATCGTTGTCATCCGAACTCGACCCGGATTTATCGGATGGGGCTTTCTTTCCCGGATGGAGCGAGCATGATCCATTGCCGCCCGTTGATAGAGTCGTTTATCCACTCTTCCCCGCATATTGAGGCCGGTACGTTAATTAATCCGTATATAGGAGAGATGTATGTGACTGTTACAAGAAAAGAGGGAAAGCAAGGTTTCAAGGAGACGATCATAACTTGCCATCCGGAGATTACCCGGATGTTCCAGTTTACGATGCGTGAAGGAGAATCTTCTTGCTTGTCGGAACCGGAAAAAGCCTTGATACCGGAAAGTATGGCTCACCGGTTATTTGGAAAGGAATCGGCAATTGGAAAGCAGATCGTTTCCGATGGTGGGATCTGGACAAAACCGGGTGTGAAATATTTGGTCGTAGGAGGTGTTTATAAGGATTTCCCGGAAAACACACAGTTGAAAAACGTGATTTATACAGAGATGTCTCCGGATTACGCACTGACGAATTGGATAAGTAGTAACTATTTCTGTTACGTGATGCTAGATCCTTCTGCTTCCCCGAAAGAAGTGGCTGGGAACTTTGATGCCCATTTTGACTATTCGAAGCAATATGGGGATATGGCGAAAGATATACATGCCGAGCTGGTCCCCCTAACCGATATTTATTATATGAACGAGGATTCCAGCGGAAGTTTAGTGAAAAGCGGTAGTGCGGAGAAAACCCGGCTACTGATGCTGATCGCTTTTCTGGTGATTATCGTGGCGGGTATCAACTTCACGAATTTTAGTACCTCTTTGGCGCCTTTGCGCATCAAGAGTATCAACACGCAAAAAGTGCTGGGGAGTTCTGCCGGCATATTACGTGCTTCCCTGTTATTTGAGGCCGTGGGCATTAGCTTGCTTGCTTTCCTTTGTTCTTTGTTTATCGTTTGGGGATTAGGACATATGGGATGGTTGTATTTCGTGCAAGCGGATACGGCACTGTCCGCTTATCCCGGTTTGGTGGGAGGCTTGGCAGCATTGTCTGTTATAATAGGTCTTATCGCGGGGATCTATCCATCTTTGTATATGACATCTTTTCCTCCGGCAGTGGTTTTGAAAGGCTCCTTCGGGCTTTCTTCCTCGGGGAAGAAGTTGCGTACGGCATTGATCGGTTTTCAGTTTGTGGTCTCTATCGTGTTGATTATATCAGCCATGTTCGTTCGTCAGCAAAATAGGTTCATGCAAAAGTACTCTTTAGGCTTCGACAAGGATCAGGTAGTGGTTGTCGAGTTGAATGGGAATATTATGCGTAACCATAAGGATAGTTACGTGGGCGGATTGAAAGAATATCCGGGGATAGAGGATGTGGCGTTTTGTCGCCAGAAGTTCGGGTCGGAGGATAGTTACCGTACGTGGTCTGGCATCTATAAGGAACAGAGTGTCGGTTTTACGTCTCTCGCTGTCTCTTGGAATTTCTTCAAGGTAATGGGTATTCCCTTGATCGGGGGGCGGATGCCTACCGAGTCTGATGAGAAAGGCAACAGCTATAGCTATGTATTCAATAAACAAATGCGGGATAAATGGAGCATGGAGCCGAATGATATCATGCGGATTCCATGGCTTGAGGAGGAATCGGCCGATGGTTCCTTGATCGGGTTTGTGGATGATGTCAAATTCACCTCCTTGCGACAGGGCGTCTCCGAGTTAGGTTTTGTTATCAATGAACCCAGCTTGATGCTGTATTCGTTTATCCGGGTGAAGGCGGGAAGCGATATCGTGGGTGTGGTGGATCATATCCGCCAGACGGTGGCTCGCTTGGACCCTACCTATCCTTGTGAGGTGGAATTTTATGATGAGATTTTCGATCATTTATATCATCAGGAACGGAATTTAAGTACGATGATTTTATTGTTTAGCCTGTTGGCTGTGATTATCTCTATTGTCGGTATATTCGGCCTCGTTATATTCGAGACCCAGTATCGCCGGAAAGAGATCGGCATTCGTAAGGTATTCGGGGCCACGGTTCATGAGATCTTGGTTATGTTCAATAAGATTTATTTCCGTATTGTCTGCGTTTGCTTTATCATAGCGGCTCCCTTGGCTTATTATGGCGTACGGAAATGGTTAGAGGGTTTCGCTTATAAAACTCCTATTTATTGGTGGATATTTGCGTTCGCTCTATTAATAGTCTCCTTAATAACGATGTTTACGGTAACTTTCCAGAACTGGCGTGCGGCGAACGCGAACCCGGTGGATAGCATTAAGACGGAATAA